The nucleotide window TCCGCCTCGGTGCGCAGCGGCGGCGACATCTTGTAGTTGCTGTCGAACGTGCGCAGGCTCTCGTCGGTCAGAATGAAGTGGTGCGGGCACGCCTCGCCGCTGATCCAGAACGACGGCTTCCCCGCCGCCTTGAGTTGCTCCGCCTTCTTGCGGCCCTGGCGGATGAGGTCCACCCCGCCGGCCGTCGAGACGTGCAGGATGTGGACCTTCCCGCCGGTCAGCTCCGCGAGCACGATGTCGCGGTAGATCATGATGTCCTCGGCCACGCCGGGCATCCCGCGCAGCCCGAGCTGCACGCTCACGAGCCCCTCGTTCATCACGCCGCCCTGCGTGAGTTCGAGGATCTCGGCGTGGACCAGCACCGCCTTATCGAACATCTTGCAGTATTCGAGGGCGCGGCGCATGATCTCCGCCGAGTACACCGGCGCGCCGTCGTCGGTGAACGCGACCGCGCCGCCCTCCACCAGCCCGCCCAACTCGGCCAGCTCCTTCCCCGCGCGCTCCTTGGTCACAGCGCCGATCGGGAACACGTTGCAGAACCCGGCCCGCTGCGCCTGATGGATGACGAACTCCACCGACATGCGCGTGTCGAGCGCCGGTTCGGTGTTGGGCATGCACGCCACCGACGTGACCCCGCCCGCGACCGCCGCCGCCGTGCCTGTGGCGATGGTTTCGTCCTCCTCACGCCCGGGCTCGCGCAGGTGGACGTGCATGTCGATGATGCCCGGCGACACGATCAGCCCCGTGCAGTCGAGCGTCTGCTCGTCGCCCAAAAGGCCCGCGGGGCGCGGGCCGGTGCCGGCCACCTTGCCGTCGGCGAGCCAGAGGTCGGTCACCTGATCGAAGTCGCGGGACGGGTCGATGACGCGGCCGTTGCGGAGGCAGAGCGGAGCGGGAGTCGGCATGGGGTCGGAACCTGCGGGGGCGAAGGGTTGGCCGCGGCGCGGCGGAACGCCCGCGGCGCGAGGGCGTGCCGCGGGCGTCGTTTCGGTCAGCGTGCGGATCGGGCAGATTCGAGTTCCTGAACCTGCCGGAACCACTTACCGGCTGCGGAGCCGGCTGAACAGCCCGCGGCGCGACTTGGCCGTCTCTGTGGCCGACGCCTGCACCACAACCGGGTCGGCGGTCGCGACGAAGTTTCCGAGGGTGATCTCGCTCGAGGCGGCGGCTGTGTCGGTCTTCGTGTCCACCTTCGGCTTCGGCATCGGCATCGGGGTCGGCGCCGGGGCGGCGGTCGCCGGGGCCGGGGTGATGACCGTGCCCGGGGGCACAACGGTGGTGCCGGTGACCGGCACGGCGTAGGTCGTGGTGCCGCGGTTGCGGAGCCGGCCGAACAGCCCGCGGCGGGCGGGGGCGGCAGTGGTCACGACCGGTGCGGACTCGACGACCGGTGCGGCGGCGACGGCCGGGGCGGCCGGCGGGGTCGCTGCCGGCTTTTCCTCGGCGACAGTGAAGGGGGCGGCCAGGGCGACCAGGGCGCCGGCGAAGACGAACCGCTTCATGATGCTTCCTCCTGAAACAACCGACCGCCGGACCGCCCGTCGGCCCGGCGACCGAGTCAGTCGACAGTGTAGCGACCGCGGCGGGGCGCGGGAACCTCCGCCGCCGGCACGCGGGTTGCTCTGGTTGCCGCACACCGGCCCCGGCGCGACCGAGGGCGCCCGGGCCACCGCGCTTCCGGAGAAACTGCAATGAGTTCCGCCGTTCCGGGCTACCCCCCGGGGGCCGTCCCCGCCCCACACGCCGAGGCCGCCGCGGCCGCCAAGCCGGACGAAGAGATCCGCCTGTACGGGCACAGCGACCTGTTCTACTGGTGGCCGGTTTGGGCGGTCGCGTTCCTGATGGCGGGCCTGACGTTTCTCGACGGGCACCTGATGGCCGTGGTGCCGCAGGGGACCGAGGTGCGGCAGGTGCAGACGGCGCCGGGCAGCGAGAAGACGCAGGAGGCGCTGGTGGTGCCGGAGAACAAGTCGGTACCGCCCGCCACCGCCACCAGCCCCGACGCGCAGCCGAAGCTGCGGGTGGCCGCAACGAACGCCTACGGCGTGGTGTTCGCGGGGGTGCTGATCCTGGTCATCGCGATCACCAACCTGACGCTGCGCGGGCTGGCCTCGGTGATCGTCATCGCGCTGCTGGTCATCGCGGGGCTGACGATCGCGCTGCTGGGGTGGTGGGACAAGATTCTCATGTGGCTCGGCGGGGTGGACGTGCGGATGAACGCCGGGGGCTACCTGGCGATCGGCATCCCGGTGCTCGTGATGTGGCTGTTCGCGACGTTCATCTACGACCACTACACGTACATCATTGTGGCCCGCGGCCAGATCCGCATCCGGCGCGAGATCGGGGACGGCGAGGTCGCCGTGGACGCCTCGGGGCTGGTGCTGGAGAAGAAGCGCGACGACCTGTTCCGGCACTGGCTGCTGGGGCTGGGCAGCGGCGACCTGCACGTGAAGACGGGCGGCCCGTCGAACCTGGACTTCAACCTGCACAACGTGCTGTTCATCGGCTCGAAGCTGGACCGGGTGCAGAACCTGATTCGCGAGAAGGAGACCTCTCCCCAGATCGCCGGCGCGTAAAGCCGCTCGCCCCTGGGACTGTGGCCGCCGTATTTGTGCGACGGGATTTCAGTGCGGCCCGCTCACTCCGCGAGCGAAGCGGGCAACCGTGGTTTCGCGTTTGACGAGCCGCGACCGCCGGGACGGGGATACACATCCCCGTCCCGGCGGTCGTAGCTCGTTACGGCACGTTAAAAAGCCCCGACCTTGTGCCGGGCAGGCAACACGGGTCATGGCCACGCGACCGCTCGCGGGGCGAGCGGACCACCTTGAAGCCAAGAACCCGGCATCAAACGGCACGCCCCACGCGGGCGAGTTCCAGAATCCGGTCCTCGGAGAGTTGCTCCGTCGGGATCAGGTTCCGCGCCGCCTGGATCGCGCGCACGTCCCCCTCGCGCACCAGCCAAAACTCGCCGACCTTCTGGTCCGCGACCCGATCGGCCGCGCCGGGCTTCGACTGGAGCACCGGTTTCAGCTTTTCGATCGCCACCGGCTGCTTGACCTGTCCCACCAGCCACGTCGTGATCTGGTCCCGGCACTTGTAATCGAAGTCGCCGGGGCTCTGGGTCGCCAGGAACAGGCCGAGGCCGGCGGACCGGGCGCGCCGCAGCAGGCTCTCCATCGGCCCCTTGGTCGCCGGCTTCCCGACCGCCGGGAGGTACGCGTCCGCCTCGTCGAACAGGAACACGGCCTGCAACGCGCCGGGCGCCGGGTGCCGCTGCCGCCACTGGTCGAGCGCCAGCAGCAGTTGGGACACCCAGAAGTCGATCGTAGCCGCGTCCCCGAGCGCGCCGGTGTTGAGCACCGTGAGCCGGGTGCGTCCGGGCGCCGCGAACGCCCCGCGCCCGAGCAGCGCGTCGATGTCGAGCGCTTCCGGGGCCTCGAACAGCCGCCGGTGCCGGGCGCCGAGCGAGTACAGATCCTGCCGGAGCGTCCGGAAGTGTCGCTCCTCGTACTGGCCGTCGAACTCCATGAGGAGCGCATCGTCCTGATCGCTGACGAGCTTCTGCAGCGTGTCCACGGTGACCGCGCGTCCGGCCGCGACCAACACCTCAATGGCCTTTTGCAGGATCACCAGTTTGGGGTCGATGCCGCGGCCCCGGTACCCCATCATCTGGGCCAGTCCGGCGGCGGCGTACTGGGCGTGTTGCTCGCGCTCGCTGGCCGGGGCGGTTGCCAGCCCGGGCGGGGCGATCGAAATGGCCAGCGGGCGCCCCTCGTTCGTCCCGGGCGTGTAGAGCTGAACGTCGATCGCCGCGCGCAGCCGTGCCCGGCGGGCCGCGCGGTCGGCGTCCGGTTCGGGCGCGGCCCACGCGGCGGGGTCGGCGTACTGGGCCAGGTCGCCCTTGCGGTCGAGCAGCACGGCCGGCACCCCGGCCAGGAGCAGTTCTTCAATGATCGCGAGCGCTGCGGTCGTTTTCCCGCTCCCCGACCCGCCGAGGAACGCCGCGTGCCGGCACAGGCTCTTGGGCTCCAGTTCGACGGGCGCCGGGAGCGCGCCGCGGGTGACGGCGAACCGGATCGCTCCCGCCGCCTTCGCCGGCGCCGCGGGCGGCGCGACCGGTGCGGGGACGGCCGCCGGCGGCGCCGCCTTGGCGAGGCCCGCGGGCGGCAGCGGCGGCGCGGGCGGCTGCGGCTTCGGGGCCGCCGCTTCGAGTCGGTCCAGATCGAGCACCCGGCGAAGGGAGGGCAGGTTGGCGAGCGGCCGGACCTGCTGGCGCCAGGCGCCGAACCCGTCCGCCTTCTGGTGCTGTTGGACGAACTGGCGGAACGCGACCATGGCCCGCCAGTCGGCGTTCTCGACGACAACCTTTCGGTGCTTACCGACCGGCGCGCACAGCTTCCCGAGGCGCTTGGCGACTTCGGCTTGTGGCGATTTCGGGAAGTCGGTCGAGCGGACGAACACCGACGGCAACTCGCCGCACTGCTTGACCGTCTCCTCAATCTGGTTCTTCAGCCCGCTACCTTGTGCGCCCCGGTCGCAAATTGCAACAAGCACCTTGTCGGCTGCGTTACCGCTTTGAACCTCAACCTGGACGAACCGGCTGTCCGGGTCCGGGCTGAATACGACTCCGTTCGGCATCTCATTGGACGTGGCCCCGATGGCCCACCCCAGCAGCTCGGCGAGCTTCGTCTCGTCCACGATCGGCGGTTTAACCTTGGGAAGTAGTTCTGCCCACAACTGGCTGAAATCCGGGCGCGGTGGTGGCGGAGGAGGGGGAGGGCTGACGGGTCCGACGACCGCGATGCCACCGCCTCGGACGCACTGTTCGTGATGCTTGCGGAAGTGGTCAAGGACTTCGCGTGTGCGCATCCCGTACAGTGGACCCCATTGTCTAGACCAAAAAGTTGCTATCCTTCGCTACTGTTTCGTCGGGGCCTTCGTGGCTCCGACGCCATACACCTGAGCCGGGGTGCGGTAGTCCAGGGACTGGTGTAACCGCTCGGTGTTGTAGAACCCGAAGTACGCCCGGAGCCCACTCTCCAGGGCCGGCACCGACTCGTAACCCTTGAGGTACACGTCCTCG belongs to Gemmata obscuriglobus and includes:
- a CDS encoding ATP-binding protein; its protein translation is MDETKLAELLGWAIGATSNEMPNGVVFSPDPDSRFVQVEVQSGNAADKVLVAICDRGAQGSGLKNQIEETVKQCGELPSVFVRSTDFPKSPQAEVAKRLGKLCAPVGKHRKVVVENADWRAMVAFRQFVQQHQKADGFGAWRQQVRPLANLPSLRRVLDLDRLEAAAPKPQPPAPPLPPAGLAKAAPPAAVPAPVAPPAAPAKAAGAIRFAVTRGALPAPVELEPKSLCRHAAFLGGSGSGKTTAALAIIEELLLAGVPAVLLDRKGDLAQYADPAAWAAPEPDADRAARRARLRAAIDVQLYTPGTNEGRPLAISIAPPGLATAPASEREQHAQYAAAGLAQMMGYRGRGIDPKLVILQKAIEVLVAAGRAVTVDTLQKLVSDQDDALLMEFDGQYEERHFRTLRQDLYSLGARHRRLFEAPEALDIDALLGRGAFAAPGRTRLTVLNTGALGDAATIDFWVSQLLLALDQWRQRHPAPGALQAVFLFDEADAYLPAVGKPATKGPMESLLRRARSAGLGLFLATQSPGDFDYKCRDQITTWLVGQVKQPVAIEKLKPVLQSKPGAADRVADQKVGEFWLVREGDVRAIQAARNLIPTEQLSEDRILELARVGRAV
- a CDS encoding dihydroorotase → MPTPAPLCLRNGRVIDPSRDFDQVTDLWLADGKVAGTGPRPAGLLGDEQTLDCTGLIVSPGIIDMHVHLREPGREEDETIATGTAAAVAGGVTSVACMPNTEPALDTRMSVEFVIHQAQRAGFCNVFPIGAVTKERAGKELAELGGLVEGGAVAFTDDGAPVYSAEIMRRALEYCKMFDKAVLVHAEILELTQGGVMNEGLVSVQLGLRGMPGVAEDIMIYRDIVLAELTGGKVHILHVSTAGGVDLIRQGRKKAEQLKAAGKPSFWISGEACPHHFILTDESLRTFDSNYKMSPPLRTEADRQAILEGLKDDSLTVLATDHAPHAPEKKERELDQAPNGILGLETFLPLCVTHLIEPGHLSWPQMLAKMTCNPAAVLGIERGTLQPGRPADVTVIDPKVRWTFDKRESKSKSLNTPFHGTELTGRAVATIVGGAVKMSRLG